One genomic window of Evansella cellulosilytica DSM 2522 includes the following:
- a CDS encoding response regulator transcription factor, which produces MEQSVLIVAAFTEERTTLQKFFHDNGFKTWAVEKMEEALKLTTTFSPDVIIVDIDSKNIGLDFCRTVRNVYSDWTPIVLLSSRNEELDAVLGLELGADDYVFKPLRYKELHARVKSILRRGSYCCDYKNSQNNGDNNKFINGNLMLDANHFMVYNKGEPVDLTRKEYELLYYLFLNKGKVLTRMELMKELSGESDELDERIIDVFISRIRTKIEPSRKNPIYLKTVRNLGYMMKDIRKSSISIEKEKVTRV; this is translated from the coding sequence ATGGAGCAATCGGTATTAATAGTAGCAGCTTTTACAGAAGAACGAACGACTTTACAAAAATTCTTTCATGATAACGGTTTTAAGACGTGGGCTGTAGAGAAAATGGAAGAAGCTTTAAAGCTTACAACAACCTTTTCTCCTGATGTCATCATCGTTGATATTGATTCAAAAAACATCGGTCTTGATTTTTGTCGCACTGTAAGAAATGTATATAGTGATTGGACCCCAATCGTTCTACTTTCTTCAAGAAATGAAGAATTGGATGCAGTATTAGGATTAGAGCTTGGGGCAGATGATTATGTATTCAAGCCACTAAGGTATAAAGAATTACACGCTCGTGTTAAATCAATACTAAGAAGAGGAAGCTATTGCTGTGACTATAAAAATTCTCAAAATAACGGGGATAATAACAAATTCATTAATGGAAATTTAATGCTAGATGCTAACCACTTTATGGTATATAACAAAGGTGAACCAGTTGACTTGACGAGAAAAGAGTATGAGCTTTTATACTATTTGTTTTTAAATAAAGGAAAAGTGTTAACAAGAATGGAATTGATGAAGGAGCTATCGGGAGAATCTGACGAGCTAGATGAACGTATTATTGATGTGTTTATTAGTAGGATTAGAACGAAAATTGAACCTTCGAGAAAAAATCCAATATATTTAAAAACAGTAAGAAACTTAGGCTACATGATGAAGGATATAAGAAAATCCTCTATAAGTATTGAGAAAGAAAAAGTCACAAGGGTGTAA
- the phoU gene encoding phosphate signaling complex protein PhoU codes for MAIRGQFELELEDLKKEINLLASMVEQSFREMMEAFEQKQYAKMDDIILHDKQINDAELAINEKATLMIARQQPVASDLRKIIVSLKVSSDLERMGDLTVDMAKAAKRFVLKDELAHFKKDLLELAVRAKEMVDEVITAYNDLNVLAAQKIATMDDEVDRSYAKFVQSLFDVVAIETGVTEQITQMAFISRYIERIADYCTNIAEWIIYEVNGKRFDLN; via the coding sequence ATGGCAATTCGAGGGCAATTTGAATTAGAGTTGGAGGATTTGAAGAAGGAGATTAATCTATTAGCATCTATGGTAGAACAGTCTTTTCGGGAAATGATGGAAGCTTTTGAACAGAAACAATATGCCAAAATGGATGACATCATTCTACACGATAAACAAATCAATGATGCAGAACTAGCTATTAATGAAAAAGCTACGCTAATGATTGCAAGACAACAACCAGTAGCTTCAGATTTAAGAAAAATCATTGTAAGCTTAAAGGTCTCTAGTGATTTAGAAAGAATGGGAGATTTAACTGTTGATATGGCTAAAGCAGCAAAGAGGTTTGTACTCAAAGATGAACTTGCACATTTTAAAAAAGATTTGTTAGAACTTGCTGTAAGGGCAAAAGAAATGGTAGATGAAGTGATTACTGCTTATAATGACTTAAATGTATTAGCTGCGCAGAAAATTGCCACTATGGATGATGAAGTAGATCGTTCTTATGCAAAATTTGTTCAATCACTATTTGATGTTGTAGCGATTGAGACAGGTGTAACGGAGCAAATAACACAAATGGCCTTCATATCAAGATATATTGAACGAATTGCAGATTATTGTACAAATATTGCGGAATGGATCATCTATGAAGTTAATGGTAAGAGGTTCGATTTAAATTAG
- the pstB gene encoding phosphate ABC transporter ATP-binding protein PstB, with protein sequence MSSLSISTEVLERKQPKEQETKNIVYNTKNLNLWYGTNHALKDINLPMYENEVTAIIGPSGCGKSTYIKTLNRMVELVSGVKISGEILYRNKNIFNKTFRVEELRTTVGMVFQKPNPFPKSIFDNVAYGPRIHGIRDKKILREIVERSLKGAAIWEEVKDRLHENAYGLSGGQQQRLCIARCLAIEPDVILMDEPTSALDPKSTLKVEELIQELKKDYSIIIVTHNMQQAARISDKTAFFLNGEVIEFDDTDLIFSNPNDKRTEDYITGRFG encoded by the coding sequence ATGTCTTCTTTATCTATTTCTACAGAGGTGTTAGAAAGAAAGCAACCGAAGGAACAAGAAACAAAAAATATTGTATATAATACAAAAAATCTAAACCTCTGGTATGGTACTAACCATGCCTTGAAAGATATTAACTTACCAATGTATGAAAATGAAGTAACGGCTATTATTGGACCATCTGGGTGTGGTAAATCAACATATATTAAAACGTTAAACAGAATGGTTGAATTAGTTTCAGGTGTAAAAATATCGGGAGAAATATTATATAGAAATAAAAATATATTTAACAAGACTTTTCGTGTTGAAGAATTGCGTACAACGGTTGGAATGGTTTTTCAAAAGCCTAATCCTTTCCCTAAATCAATTTTTGATAATGTTGCATATGGACCAAGAATACATGGTATAAGAGATAAAAAGATATTGAGGGAAATAGTAGAAAGAAGTTTAAAGGGGGCTGCTATTTGGGAGGAAGTTAAAGACCGACTTCACGAAAATGCATATGGTTTATCAGGAGGTCAACAGCAACGTCTTTGTATAGCAAGATGTTTAGCTATTGAACCTGATGTCATCCTTATGGATGAGCCAACTTCTGCACTAGATCCTAAATCGACATTAAAGGTTGAAGAATTGATACAGGAGTTAAAGAAGGATTACTCTATTATTATTGTGACACATAATATGCAGCAGGCGGCAAGGATATCTGATAAGACTGCTTTTTTCTTAAATGGAGAAGTAATTGAATTTGATGATACAGACCTTATTTTTTCAAACCCCAATGATAAGAGGACGGAAGATTACATTACTGGCCGTTTTGGTTAA